A window of the Lactuca sativa cultivar Salinas chromosome 5, Lsat_Salinas_v11, whole genome shotgun sequence genome harbors these coding sequences:
- the LOC111891739 gene encoding WAT1-related protein At5g07050: protein MEGKLGCFARFFLTAKPYIAMICLQFGYAGMNIITKVSLNRGMSHYVLVVYRHAFATAAIAPFAIIFERNMRPKITFSIFMQMFALGLLGPVIDQNFYYAGLKFTSPTFSCAMSNMLPAMTFVMAVLCRMEKLDMKKVRCQAKVIGTIVTVAGAMLMTLYKGNVVELIWTKHVHPHYAETTSSSSDSSDKDWVKGSILLIIATFAWASFFILQNVTMRVYKAPFSLTCLVCFIGTLQSIAVTFVMEHKPNVWSIGWDMNLLAAAYAGIVSSSIAYYVQGLVMEKRGPVFVTAFSPLMMIIVAIMGSFILAEKIYMGGVMGAILIVMGLYSVLWGKYKEFKDKELSDEILDPVKVNSGNNNNNNNMMMIDGVEANDIEMQKNECKSAVPAIAISAPMPTPPMIAVEAPKITN from the exons atggaaggaaaattaGGATGTTTTGCGAGGTTTTTTCTCACAGCCAAGCCATATATAGCAATGATTTGTTTGCAATTCGGATATGCTGGTATGAATATCATAACGAAAGTTTCGTTGAATCGAGGAATGAGCCACTATGTCCTTGTTGTTTATCGTCATGCATTTGCCACTGCTGCTATCGCCCCATTTGCCATCATCTTCGAGAG GAATATGAGGCCGAAGATTACATTCTCCATCTTTATGCAAATGTTTGCCTTGGGGCTTCTAGG GCCTGTGATCGATCAGAACTTCTACTACGCCGGGTTGAAGTTCACCTCACCAACTTTCTCGTGTGCTATGAGCAACATGCTTCCAGCAATGACCTTCGTTATGGCTGTCCTCTGCAG GATGGAGAAATTGGACATGAAGAAGGTTAGATGCCAAGCAAAGGTGATAGGAACCATAGTGACAGTAGCAGGGGCTATGTTAATGACACTTTACAAGGGTAACGTTGTGGAGTTGATTTGGACGAAACATGTTCACCCCCACTATGCTGAGACAACCTCTTCATCATCCGACTCTTCTGATAAAGATTGGGTGAAAGGGTCCATTCTTCTTATTATTGCTACCTTTGCATGGGCTTCTTTTTTCATCCTTCAG AATGTGACGATGAGGGTTTACAAAGCACCTTTCTCTCTCACCTGTTTGGTGTGCTTTATTGGTACTTTACAGTCCATTGCTGTTACTTTTGTAATGGAACACAAGCCTAACGTTTGGTCTATCGGCTGGGATATGAACCTTCTTGCTGCTGCCTATGCT GGAATTGTGTCATCAAGCATTGCATACTATGTGCAAGGTTTAGTAATGGAAAAGAGAGGGCCAGTTTTCGTGACTGCTTTTAGTCCTCTAATGATGATCATTGTTGCTATCATGGGTTCTTTCATCCTAGCTGAAAAGATCTACATGGGAGG TGTGATGGGTGCGATACTAATCGTGATGGGACTATACTCGGTTCTATGGGGAAAATACAAGGAGTTCAAGGACAAAGAATTGAGTGACGAGATCCTCGATCCAGTAAAAGTCAATTCGGGAAAcaacaataataacaacaacatgaTGATGATTGATGGTGTTGAGGCCAACGACATCGAAATGCAAAAGAATGAATGCAAATCTGCTGTTCCAGCCATTGCAATCAGTGCACCGATGCCGACCCCACCAATGATAGCAGTGGAAGCACCAAAAATAACAAATTGA